From Actinosynnema mirum DSM 43827, a single genomic window includes:
- a CDS encoding ABC transporter ATP-binding protein — MIELQRLTKRYGEKTAVDGITATIEPGVVTGFLGPNGAGKSTTMRMVLGLDRPTSGAALVNGKPYSALRAPLAEVGALLDAKAVDGGRSARNHLLALGATVGIGKRRVDEVLASVGLTEVAHKRAGSFSLGMGQRLGIAAALLADPQVLLLDEPVNGLDIDGVQWIRALLHELAAEGRTVLLSSHLMSEMELVAEHLLVIGQGRILADTTIARFIEDASGGGRMSVLSPDADELASLLVGAGAAVTTVEPGRLEVRGAAPSVIGDLAAARGLRVHGLTALSTSLESAYLELTRDSVEYAGTTAQRGEAA; from the coding sequence ATGATCGAACTTCAACGGCTCACCAAGCGGTACGGCGAGAAGACCGCCGTGGACGGGATCACCGCCACCATCGAGCCGGGTGTGGTCACCGGGTTCCTCGGGCCCAACGGGGCGGGCAAGTCCACCACCATGCGCATGGTGCTCGGCCTGGACCGGCCGACCTCCGGGGCCGCGCTGGTGAACGGCAAGCCCTACTCGGCGCTGCGCGCGCCGCTGGCCGAGGTCGGGGCGCTGCTGGACGCCAAGGCGGTCGACGGCGGGCGCAGCGCGCGCAACCACCTGCTGGCGCTCGGCGCGACCGTCGGCATCGGCAAGCGGCGGGTGGACGAGGTGCTGGCGTCGGTCGGGCTGACCGAGGTCGCGCACAAGCGGGCCGGGTCGTTCTCGCTGGGCATGGGCCAGCGCCTCGGCATCGCCGCCGCGCTGCTGGCCGACCCGCAGGTGCTGCTGCTGGACGAGCCGGTCAACGGGCTCGACATCGACGGCGTCCAGTGGATCCGCGCGCTGCTGCACGAGCTGGCGGCGGAGGGGCGCACGGTGCTGCTGTCGTCGCACCTGATGAGCGAGATGGAGCTGGTGGCCGAGCACCTGCTGGTGATCGGGCAGGGGCGCATCCTCGCGGACACGACCATCGCCCGGTTCATCGAGGACGCCTCCGGCGGCGGGCGGATGTCGGTGCTGTCGCCGGACGCGGACGAGCTGGCGTCGCTGCTGGTCGGCGCCGGGGCCGCGGTGACGACCGTGGAGCCGGGGCGGTTGGAGGTGCGGGGCGCGGCGCCCTCGGTGATCGGCGACCTCGCGGCGGCGCGGGGGCTGCGCGTCCACGGGTTGACGGCGCTGTCCACGTCGCTGGAGTCGGCGTACCTGGAACTGACCCGAGACAGCGTGGAGTACGCGGGGACCACCGCTCAGCGCGGGGAGGCGGCCTGA
- the glpK gene encoding glycerol kinase GlpK, which translates to MTKYVAAIDQGTTSTRCMVFDHSGRVVAVDQKEHEQIFPKAGWVEHDAEEIWLNTRQVAAGALARADLNASDLAAVGITNQRETALVWDRTTGKPVYNAIVWQDTRTDRICAELGALGGGQERYRAKTGLPLATYFSGPKVKWVLDNVEGARERAEAGDLLFGNMDTWVLWNLTGGVHGGLHVTDPTNASRTLLMDLDTLDWDAEIAADMGIPLSMLPEIRSSSEVYSEVKTRGALEGVPIAGVLGDQQAATFGQACLSPGEAKNTYGTGNFLLLNTGTEKVMSENGLLTTVCYKIGDKAPVYALEGSIAVTGSLVQWLRDNLGMIGTAAEIEQYARTVEDNGGAYFVPAFSGLFAPYWRSDARGAIVGLTRFVNKGHLARAVLEATAYQSREVIDAMNADSGVPLKSLKVDGGMVVNELLMQFQADILGVPVIRPVVNETTALGAAYAAGLAVGFWASEDDIRQNWAQDKQWDPAMDDSVREKRYRSWKKAVTKTFDWVEDED; encoded by the coding sequence ATGACGAAGTACGTCGCCGCCATCGACCAGGGCACGACCTCCACCCGGTGCATGGTCTTCGACCACTCCGGGCGGGTCGTCGCGGTCGACCAGAAGGAGCACGAGCAGATCTTCCCGAAGGCGGGGTGGGTCGAGCACGACGCCGAGGAGATCTGGCTGAACACACGCCAGGTCGCGGCGGGCGCGCTGGCCAGAGCAGACCTGAACGCCTCCGACCTGGCCGCCGTCGGCATCACGAACCAGCGCGAGACCGCGCTGGTGTGGGACCGGACCACCGGCAAGCCGGTCTACAACGCGATCGTCTGGCAGGACACCCGCACCGACCGCATCTGCGCCGAGCTGGGCGCGCTGGGCGGCGGGCAGGAGCGGTACCGGGCCAAGACGGGCCTGCCGCTGGCCACGTACTTCTCCGGGCCCAAGGTCAAGTGGGTGCTCGACAACGTCGAGGGCGCGCGGGAGCGGGCCGAGGCCGGGGACCTGCTGTTCGGCAACATGGACACCTGGGTGCTGTGGAACCTGACCGGCGGGGTGCACGGCGGCCTGCACGTCACGGACCCGACCAACGCGTCCCGCACGCTGCTGATGGACCTGGACACCCTGGACTGGGACGCGGAGATCGCGGCCGACATGGGCATCCCGCTGTCGATGCTGCCGGAGATCCGGTCGTCGTCCGAGGTGTACAGCGAGGTGAAGACGAGGGGCGCGCTGGAGGGCGTGCCGATCGCGGGCGTGCTCGGTGACCAGCAGGCGGCGACGTTCGGGCAGGCCTGCCTCTCGCCGGGCGAGGCCAAGAACACGTACGGCACCGGCAACTTCCTGCTGCTCAACACGGGCACCGAGAAGGTGATGAGCGAGAACGGGCTGCTCACCACCGTGTGCTACAAGATCGGCGACAAGGCCCCGGTGTACGCGCTGGAGGGGTCGATCGCGGTCACCGGGTCGCTGGTGCAGTGGCTGCGGGACAACCTGGGGATGATCGGGACCGCGGCGGAGATCGAGCAGTACGCGCGGACGGTCGAGGACAACGGCGGGGCGTACTTCGTCCCGGCGTTCTCGGGGCTGTTCGCGCCGTACTGGCGGTCGGACGCGCGCGGGGCGATCGTCGGGCTGACCCGGTTCGTGAACAAGGGGCACCTGGCGCGGGCGGTGCTGGAGGCCACGGCGTACCAGTCGCGCGAGGTCATCGACGCGATGAACGCGGATTCCGGGGTGCCGCTGAAGTCGCTGAAGGTGGACGGCGGGATGGTCGTCAACGAGCTGCTGATGCAGTTCCAGGCGGACATCCTCGGGGTTCCGGTGATCCGGCCGGTGGTGAACGAGACCACGGCGCTGGGCGCGGCCTACGCGGCGGGGTTGGCGGTCGGGTTCTGGGCGTCGGAGGACGACATCCGGCAGAACTGGGCGCAGGACAAGCAGTGGGACCCCGCGATGGACGACTCGGTGCGGGAGAAGCGGTACCGGAGCTGGAAGAAGGCCGTGACGAAGACCTTCGACTGGGTCGAGGACGAGGACTGA
- a CDS encoding sensor histidine kinase: MLRRTTSTIGGWRSRHPLAADVALACALSTASVAADLSSAGPLHDGVVDGPDLVATAIALGGVALRGRWPRQVLVGTAVAAGLVILLAGIRPVLPLAIGLIAYTAASRTPSRGAWTTAAAVAAGLYAVEAYAVTGVLWSTEGFPAVAWIGMTTALGEAARTGRAYIAEAEGRARHAEQTREEEAARRVVEERVRIARDLHDVVAHHIAVINVQAGAATHVLDRDPAMAAQALGHIRDACEVVLGELSSIVGVLRQSGDTDPPHRLDDLTALVGAITAAGLSVEREQLGAPRELPSVVDVAAYRIIQEALTNAHKHGTGTAHLTVAYTDEGVSLTVTNHRARTASRQPGSGYGLIGMRERAATAGGTLSAGPTPEGRFTVRAELPAPRRTP, encoded by the coding sequence GTGCTGCGCCGGACCACGTCGACGATCGGTGGCTGGCGTTCCCGCCACCCGCTGGCGGCCGACGTCGCCCTGGCCTGCGCCCTGTCCACCGCGAGCGTCGCAGCCGACCTGTCGAGCGCGGGCCCCCTGCACGACGGCGTGGTCGACGGCCCTGACCTGGTCGCGACCGCCATCGCCCTGGGCGGCGTCGCCCTGCGCGGCAGGTGGCCGCGCCAGGTGCTGGTGGGCACGGCGGTCGCGGCGGGCCTGGTGATCCTGCTGGCGGGCATCCGCCCCGTGCTCCCGCTGGCGATCGGCCTGATCGCCTACACGGCGGCCTCCCGCACCCCGAGCCGAGGGGCGTGGACGACGGCGGCGGCCGTGGCGGCGGGCCTGTACGCGGTGGAGGCGTACGCGGTCACCGGCGTGCTGTGGTCGACCGAGGGCTTCCCGGCGGTGGCGTGGATCGGCATGACCACCGCCCTGGGCGAAGCCGCCCGCACGGGGCGCGCGTACATCGCCGAGGCCGAGGGGCGGGCCAGGCACGCCGAGCAGACCCGCGAGGAGGAAGCCGCCCGGCGGGTGGTCGAGGAGCGGGTCCGCATCGCCCGCGACCTGCACGACGTCGTGGCCCACCACATCGCCGTGATCAACGTCCAGGCGGGCGCGGCGACCCACGTCCTGGACCGCGACCCCGCCATGGCCGCGCAGGCGCTGGGCCACATCCGGGACGCCTGCGAGGTCGTGCTGGGGGAGCTGTCGTCGATCGTCGGCGTGCTGCGCCAGTCCGGCGACACCGATCCCCCGCACCGCCTGGACGACCTCACCGCCCTGGTCGGCGCGATCACCGCCGCAGGCCTGTCCGTGGAGCGCGAACAGCTGGGCGCCCCGCGGGAACTCCCCTCGGTGGTGGACGTGGCCGCCTACCGCATCATCCAGGAAGCGCTGACGAACGCCCACAAGCACGGCACGGGCACCGCCCACCTGACCGTCGCCTACACCGACGAGGGCGTGAGCCTGACCGTCACCAACCACCGCGCCCGCACCGCGAGCAGGCAGCCGGGCTCGGGCTACGGCCTGATCGGGATGCGCGAACGCGCCGCCACCGCAGGCGGAACCCTGAGCGCGGGCCCGACCCCGGAAGGCCGCTTCACCGTGCGCGCCGAACTCCCGGCCCCGAGGAGGACCCCGTGA
- a CDS encoding response regulator transcription factor, which yields MTTRVLLADDQPLIRAGYRMILDSEPDLEVVGEAVNGREAVFLARTTRADVVLMDIRMPEVDGIEATRRIAADEDLAGVRILVLTTFEEDENVLRAVRAGAAGFLGKNVGPAELLHAVRTVASGDSILSPAATKALVRHVLAHPESDPPQAPAPLELLTDREREVVVLAAHGLSNDRIAEHLHLSPLTAKTHVNRAMSKLNTRDRAQLVVLAYRTGLVRPDDARP from the coding sequence GTGACCACCAGGGTCCTGCTCGCCGACGACCAACCCCTGATCCGCGCCGGTTACCGCATGATCCTGGACTCCGAACCGGACCTGGAGGTCGTCGGCGAGGCGGTCAACGGCCGGGAAGCGGTGTTCCTGGCCCGCACCACCCGCGCCGACGTGGTCCTGATGGACATCCGGATGCCCGAGGTGGACGGCATCGAGGCGACCCGCCGCATCGCCGCCGACGAGGACCTCGCCGGGGTGCGCATCCTGGTCCTGACCACGTTCGAGGAGGACGAGAACGTGCTCCGGGCCGTGCGCGCGGGCGCGGCGGGCTTCCTCGGCAAGAACGTCGGCCCCGCCGAACTGCTGCACGCGGTCCGAACCGTGGCGTCAGGCGACTCGATCCTGTCGCCCGCCGCCACCAAGGCCCTGGTGCGGCACGTCCTGGCCCACCCGGAATCCGACCCGCCCCAGGCCCCGGCCCCGCTGGAACTGCTGACCGACCGCGAGCGCGAGGTCGTGGTCCTGGCCGCCCACGGCCTGTCGAACGACCGCATAGCCGAACACCTGCACCTGTCCCCGCTGACCGCCAAGACCCACGTGAACCGCGCGATGTCCAAGCTGAACACCCGCGACCGCGCACAACTGGTCGTCCTGGCCTACCGCACCGGCCTGGTCCGCCCGGACGACGCGCGGCCCTGA
- a CDS encoding ABC transporter permease, with protein MTDVAERTVLPGRVTGARVAARQTLWTAIRFEWVKARSLRGTWVGLAVVVLVLVGFSALATSVSVGAVSTPEGAPGPGGPFAATSDPLAIALTGANLAVLVLGVLGGMAGAREFGSRMISNSVAAVPRRWQVVLAKAVVFTATSLPAALVGVFGAFWVGMAVLSGGDADVVALGDEGVLRSVLGMAGYVTAIGLLGLGLGVLLRSTAGSIGAVIGGVLVLPAMAGGLLPDDWTSVLRFLPSSAGASFTTVMAAGDTTLGAGAGAAVLVAWVVGVLVAAGVVFGRRDV; from the coding sequence ATGACCGACGTGGCGGAGCGGACCGTCCTGCCGGGGCGCGTCACGGGCGCGCGGGTGGCGGCGCGGCAGACGCTGTGGACGGCGATCCGGTTCGAGTGGGTGAAGGCGCGGAGCCTGCGCGGCACCTGGGTCGGGCTGGCGGTGGTGGTGCTGGTGCTGGTCGGGTTCAGCGCGCTGGCCACGTCGGTGTCGGTGGGGGCGGTGTCGACGCCGGAGGGCGCGCCGGGGCCCGGTGGACCGTTCGCGGCGACCTCCGACCCGCTGGCGATCGCGCTGACCGGGGCGAACCTCGCGGTGCTGGTCCTGGGCGTGCTCGGCGGCATGGCGGGGGCCCGCGAGTTCGGGTCGCGGATGATCTCCAACTCGGTGGCGGCGGTGCCCCGGCGGTGGCAGGTGGTGCTGGCCAAGGCGGTCGTGTTCACGGCGACCTCGCTCCCGGCGGCGCTGGTGGGCGTGTTCGGGGCGTTCTGGGTGGGGATGGCCGTGCTGTCCGGCGGGGACGCCGACGTGGTCGCGCTCGGCGACGAGGGCGTGCTGCGCTCGGTGCTGGGCATGGCCGGGTACGTGACCGCGATCGGGCTGCTCGGGCTCGGCCTGGGGGTGCTGCTGCGCAGCACGGCCGGGAGCATCGGGGCGGTGATCGGCGGCGTGCTGGTGCTGCCCGCGATGGCCGGCGGCCTGCTGCCGGACGACTGGACCTCGGTGCTGCGGTTCCTGCCCAGCTCGGCGGGGGCGTCGTTCACCACCGTGATGGCCGCCGGGGACACCACGCTCGGCGCGGGCGCGGGGGCGGCGGTGCTGGTGGCCTGGGTGGTCGGGGTGCTGGTCGCGGCGGGGGTGGTGTTCGGCAGGCGCGACGTGTGA
- a CDS encoding MIP/aquaporin family protein, which translates to MTAGSIFVWETLGTALLILLGAGVVANVTLKDSLGKGGGWLLVNFGWGLAVFVGASVSAPSGAHLNPAVTLGLAAAGKTEWADVPVYFAGQMIGAMLGATLAWLAYKKQFDNHDDPAGTRGVFCTGPTVASAPWNVLTEVIGTFVLVIWILLSPGVELAADGTPNFGNSALGYAGVAFLVIGLGASLGGPTGYAINPARDLGPRIVYALLPIKGKGSAEWGYSWVPVVGPLIGGALAALLYLALPV; encoded by the coding sequence ATGACCGCCGGTTCGATCTTCGTCTGGGAGACGCTCGGCACCGCCCTGCTGATCCTGCTGGGTGCGGGCGTCGTGGCCAACGTGACGCTCAAGGACTCGCTCGGCAAGGGCGGCGGCTGGCTGCTGGTCAACTTCGGCTGGGGTCTCGCCGTGTTCGTGGGCGCCAGCGTCTCGGCCCCGAGCGGGGCCCACCTCAACCCGGCCGTCACCCTCGGCCTGGCCGCCGCGGGCAAGACCGAGTGGGCCGACGTGCCGGTCTACTTCGCGGGGCAGATGATCGGTGCCATGCTCGGCGCGACGCTGGCCTGGCTGGCCTACAAGAAGCAGTTCGACAACCACGACGACCCGGCGGGCACCAGGGGCGTCTTCTGCACCGGTCCGACCGTCGCCAGCGCGCCGTGGAACGTCCTCACCGAGGTGATCGGCACGTTCGTGCTGGTCATCTGGATCCTGCTCAGCCCCGGCGTCGAGCTGGCCGCCGACGGCACCCCCAACTTCGGCAACTCCGCCCTGGGCTACGCGGGCGTGGCGTTCCTCGTCATCGGCCTCGGCGCCTCCCTCGGCGGCCCCACCGGCTACGCCATCAACCCGGCCCGCGACCTCGGCCCCCGCATCGTCTACGCGCTCCTGCCGATCAAGGGCAAGGGCAGCGCCGAGTGGGGGTACTCCTGGGTCCCGGTGGTCGGGCCGCTGATCGGTGGCGCGCTCGCCGCACTCCTGTACCTGGCACTCCCGGTCTGA